Proteins encoded within one genomic window of Pongo pygmaeus isolate AG05252 chromosome 4, NHGRI_mPonPyg2-v2.0_pri, whole genome shotgun sequence:
- the LRRC70 gene encoding leucine-rich repeat-containing protein 70, producing MCGLQFSLPCLRLFLVVTCYLLLLLHKEILGCSSVCQLCTGRQINCRNLGLSSIPKNFPESTVFLYLTGNNISYINESELTGLHSLVALYLDNSNILYVYPKAFVQLRHLYFLFLNNNFIKRLDPGIFKGLLNLRNLYLQSNQVSFVPRGVFNDLVSVQYLNLQRNRLTVLGSGTFVGMVALRVLDLSNNNILRISESGFQHLENLACLYLGSNNLTKVPSNTFEVLKSLRRLSLSHNPIEAIQPFAFKGLVNLEYLLLKNSRIRNVTRDGFSGINNLKHLILSHNDLENLNSDTFSLLKNLIYLKLDRNRIISIDNDTFENMGASLKILNLSFNNLTDLHPRVLKPLSSLIHLQANSNPWECNCKLLGLRDWLASSAITLNIYCQNPPSMRGRALRYINITNCVTSSINVSRAWAVVKSPHIHHKTTALMMAWHKVTTNGNPLENTETENITFWERIPTSPAGRFFQENAFGNPLETTAVLPVQIQLTTSVTLNLEKNSALPIDAASMSGKTSLICTQEVEKLNEAFDILLAFFILACVLIIFLIYKVVQFKQKLKASENSRENRLEYYSFYQSARYNVTASICNTSPNSLESPGLEQIRLHKQIVPENEAQVILFEHSAL from the coding sequence ATGTGTGGATTACAGTTTTCTCTGCCTTGCCTACGACTGTTTCTGGTTGTTACCTgttatcttttattattactcCACAAAGAAATACTTGGATGTTCGTCTGTTTGTCAGCTCTGCACTGGGAGACAAATTAACTGCCGTAACTTAGGCCTTTCGAGTATTCCTAAGAATTTTCCTGAAAGTACAGTTTTTCTGTATCTGACTGGgaataatatatcttatataaatgAAAGTGAATTAACAGGACTTCATTCTCTTGTAGCATTGTATTTGGATAATTCTAACATTCTGTATGTATATCCGAAAGCCTTTGTTCAATTGAGGcatctatattttctatttctaaataataatttcatCAAACGCTTAGATCCTGGAATATTTAAGGGACTTTTAAATCTTCGTAATTTATATTTACAGTCTAATCAGGTATCTTTTGTTCCAAGAGGAGTATTTAATGATCTAGTTTCAGTTCAGTACTTAAATCTACAAAGGAATCGCCTCACTGTCCTTGGGAGTGGTACCTTTGTTGGTATGGTTGCTCTTCGGGTACTTGATTTATCAAACAATAACATTTTGAGGATATCAGAATCAGGCTTTCAACATCTTGAAAACCTTGCTTGTTTGTATTTAGGAAGTAATAATTTAACAAAAGTACCATCAAATACCTTTGAAGTACTTAAAAGTCTTAGAAGACTTTCTTTGTCTCATAATCCTATTGAAGCAATACAGCCCTTTGCATTTAAAGGACTTGTCAATCTGGAATACCTCCTCCTGAAAAATTCAAGAATTAGAAATGTTACTAGGGATGGGTTTAGTGGAATTAATAATCTTAAACATTTGATCTTAAGTCATAATGATTTAGAGAATTTAAATTCTGACACATTCAGTTTATTAAAGAATTTAATTTACCTTAAGTTAGATAGAAACAGAATAATTAGCATTGATAATGATACATTTGAAAATATGGGAGCATCTTTGAAGATCCTTAATCTGTCATTTAATAATCTTACAGACTTGCATCCAAGGGTCCTTAAGCCATTGTCTTCATTGATTCATCTTCAGGCAAATTCTAATCCTTGGGAATGTAACTGCAAACTTTTGGGCCTTCGAGACTGGCTAGCATCTTCAGCCATTACTCTAAACATCTATTGTCAGAATCCCCCATCCATGCGTGGCAGAGCATTACGTTATATTAACATTACAAATTGTGTTACGTCTTCAATAAATGTATCCAGAGCTTGGGCTGTTGTAAAATCTCCTCATATTCATCACAAGACTACGGCGCTAATGATGGCCTGGCATAAAGTAACCACAAATGGCAATCCTCTGGAAAATACTGAGACTGAGAACATTACTTTCTGGGAACGAATTCCTACTTCACCTGCTGGTAGATTTTTTCAAGAGAATGCCTTTGGTAATCCATTAGAGACTACAGCAGTGTTACCTGTGCAAATACAACTTACTACTTCTGTTACCTTGAACTTGGAAAAAAACAGTGCTCTACCGATTGATGCTGCTTCAATGTCAGGGAAAACATCTCTAATTTGTACACAAGAAGTTGAGAAGTTGAATGAGGCTTTTGACATTTTGCTAGCTTTTTTCATCTTAGCTtgtgttttaatcatttttttgatCTACAAAGTTGTTCAGTTTAAACAGAAACTAAAGGCATCAGAAAACTCAAGGGAAAATAGACTTGAATACTACAGCTTTTATCAGTCAGCAAGGTATAATGTAACTGCCTCAATTTGTAACACTTCCCCAAATTCTCTAGAAAGTCCTGGCTTGGAGCAGATTCGACTTCATAAACAAATTGTTCCTGAAAATGAGGCACAGGTCATTCTTTTTGAACATTCTGCTTTATAA